The Xenopus tropicalis strain Nigerian chromosome 2, UCB_Xtro_10.0, whole genome shotgun sequence genome window below encodes:
- the lamtor5 gene encoding ragulator complex protein LAMTOR5 — translation MEAALEQHLEDTMKNPSIVGVLCTDSQGLSLGCCGSLSDKHAGVISILPQYAAKLTSDPTDVPVVCLESDNGIVMIQKHDHLTVAVHKVTS, via the exons ATGGAAGCGGCTCTGGAGCAGCATTTGGAAGATAC AATGAAAAATCCATCAATTGTTGGAGTTCTGTGTACAGATTCACAGGGGCTAAGTCTGGGAT GTTGTGGAAGCCTTTCCGATAAACATGCTGGTGTGATCTCCATTCTTCCTCAGTATGCAGCCAAACTTACGTCAGACCCCACAGATGTGCCAGTTGTATGCCTAGAATCTGACAACGG AATTGTCATGATTCAAAAACATGATCATCTGACTGTAGCAGTGCACAAAGTGACATCGTAG
- the lamtor5 gene encoding ragulator complex protein LAMTOR5 isoform X1 gives MCKEMAQVAGRMKNPSIVGVLCTDSQGLSLGCCGSLSDKHAGVISILPQYAAKLTSDPTDVPVVCLESDNGIVMIQKHDHLTVAVHKVTS, from the exons ATGTGTAAGGAAATGGCAcaagtggctggcag AATGAAAAATCCATCAATTGTTGGAGTTCTGTGTACAGATTCACAGGGGCTAAGTCTGGGAT GTTGTGGAAGCCTTTCCGATAAACATGCTGGTGTGATCTCCATTCTTCCTCAGTATGCAGCCAAACTTACGTCAGACCCCACAGATGTGCCAGTTGTATGCCTAGAATCTGACAACGG AATTGTCATGATTCAAAAACATGATCATCTGACTGTAGCAGTGCACAAAGTGACATCGTAG